A stretch of Bdellovibrionales bacterium CG10_big_fil_rev_8_21_14_0_10_45_34 DNA encodes these proteins:
- a CDS encoding septum formation initiator, translated as MKTLILFLLAVTNSITLQADPKHLLFEAKTSELKNRNKNQKLSSAKEFLQTLDHLTEGSDTKFSQRYWIDSTRAENSNSPVLFYLCGEGECGPQPFRGAIAKHAEELKAYLVALEHRYYGKSQPFEDLSTENLRFLTVEQVLRDYVNFKKTISSQLQLTGKWYAVGGSYAGSLAAYARLKYPEDFEGALASSGPVKADNNFDEYDRHVAEQAGPACLSAIQSAVHQIEAMVQDPTRNEAIKHRFRASELTNDDDFLYLIADVAAAAIQYGMRDEFCAKVTYDPVTGYIEAAAMVGRLFGNLVDMSAHAAQNTSVAAHSGTIGMRQWFYQSCTTFGFWQNAWSDSAMSARSSRINSEYHKGICKRLFGIEQQAPEEAVNREFYLPLFSASTSNIFFTNGNEDPWVNLSVVDASSSRLNAYVIQNAAHCDDLGSGSNPFVIEAQKMFQSLVQIWNAKK; from the coding sequence TTGAAAACACTCATTCTTTTTTTGCTAGCCGTTACGAATTCGATAACATTGCAGGCTGATCCCAAGCATCTACTCTTTGAAGCTAAGACGAGCGAGCTAAAGAATAGAAACAAAAATCAAAAGCTCAGCTCAGCGAAGGAGTTCTTGCAGACTCTCGATCACCTCACTGAAGGCAGCGATACAAAGTTCTCACAGCGTTACTGGATAGACTCTACTCGTGCAGAGAATTCGAATAGCCCTGTGCTCTTTTATTTGTGCGGAGAAGGAGAGTGCGGCCCTCAGCCTTTTCGAGGAGCCATCGCTAAGCATGCAGAAGAGTTAAAGGCGTACTTGGTCGCCCTTGAACATCGCTACTACGGAAAAAGCCAACCGTTCGAGGACCTATCAACCGAAAACTTGCGTTTTCTCACGGTCGAGCAAGTTCTTCGAGATTACGTGAACTTTAAAAAGACGATTTCGTCGCAATTGCAGTTGACCGGCAAATGGTACGCTGTTGGCGGCTCTTATGCTGGCTCATTAGCTGCCTACGCTCGTCTGAAGTATCCGGAAGATTTTGAAGGTGCTTTGGCCTCATCAGGTCCTGTAAAGGCCGACAATAATTTCGATGAATACGACCGACATGTTGCCGAGCAGGCCGGCCCAGCTTGTCTATCTGCAATTCAATCAGCAGTTCATCAAATCGAGGCAATGGTACAAGACCCCACGAGGAATGAAGCAATCAAACATCGTTTTCGCGCTAGCGAACTTACAAATGACGACGACTTTCTTTACCTGATCGCCGATGTGGCTGCAGCAGCCATTCAGTATGGGATGAGAGATGAGTTCTGCGCCAAGGTCACTTACGACCCCGTAACGGGATATATTGAAGCCGCGGCAATGGTGGGCAGGCTATTTGGAAATCTGGTAGATATGAGTGCGCATGCCGCTCAAAACACCAGCGTTGCCGCACACTCAGGGACGATTGGTATGAGGCAGTGGTTCTATCAGTCTTGTACAACATTTGGATTTTGGCAAAATGCTTGGAGCGACAGCGCCATGAGTGCACGCTCTAGTCGAATCAATAGTGAATATCACAAGGGGATTTGCAAGAGGCTCTTTGGTATTGAACAGCAGGCTCCTGAAGAGGCTGTAAATCGTGAGTTTTACCTGCCCTTATTCAGCGCAAGTACGTCGAACATTTTCTTCACGAATGGGAATGAAGATCCTTGGGTTAATCTGTCGGTCGTGGATGCGAGCTCTTCTCGGCTAAACGCTTATGTGATTCAGAATGCTGCCCATTGCGACGACTTAGGATCTGGCTCAAACCCATTCGTTATTGAAGCCCAAAAAATGTTCCAAAGTTTAGTTCAGATTTGGAATGCAAAGAAGTAA
- the lptC gene encoding LPS export ABC transporter periplasmic protein LptC, whose product MSAMTKTFRLVLRRVIGIVLWLALFAEVLVFNPRTLENRPPLVPRHDGVRDKAEQEMEGVYLVEIGENSRQWELWANEAVGIRGTGDWFLKDVKAQFFGKDQVSYIVEGEDGTVNSETKNMEIRGNIRMTSSNGYIFLSDRLVFHHVEKTIVSPGPVKMKSDPKVQPGKFELSGSRMKSWMDSNLIHVVGNVKSTREIDETRSVYITSDEAFLSATDRSSRFKDNVKIDSGTSHIEGPEAEFRFDKPSGEVSSLVVTGGAKLKDADRFAESDTAIMLLKEDRYVLRGNPRLTRGGDLLVGEEIVFSRNGRQIQVFGVKGKFMAPKSGDKK is encoded by the coding sequence ATGAGTGCAATGACTAAAACCTTTCGTCTGGTCTTACGTAGAGTAATTGGAATCGTACTCTGGCTTGCACTATTTGCGGAGGTGCTCGTATTCAACCCCAGAACACTCGAGAACCGTCCTCCTTTGGTTCCCCGCCATGATGGAGTCAGGGATAAGGCCGAGCAAGAGATGGAGGGAGTCTACCTCGTCGAGATTGGAGAGAACTCTCGCCAGTGGGAGCTATGGGCAAATGAGGCCGTGGGGATTCGCGGTACGGGAGACTGGTTTCTAAAAGATGTTAAGGCTCAATTCTTTGGTAAAGATCAGGTCAGTTATATCGTCGAGGGTGAAGATGGAACTGTAAATTCAGAAACTAAAAACATGGAGATTCGCGGCAATATACGAATGACCTCGTCGAACGGTTACATTTTTTTGAGTGATCGACTTGTCTTTCATCACGTTGAGAAAACCATCGTTAGTCCTGGCCCCGTTAAGATGAAAAGCGATCCGAAAGTACAGCCGGGAAAATTTGAACTATCGGGCAGCAGAATGAAATCTTGGATGGACTCAAATCTCATCCATGTGGTTGGCAATGTGAAGTCGACCCGCGAGATCGATGAAACGCGCTCCGTATATATAACGAGCGACGAAGCTTTTTTAAGCGCAACAGATCGTTCGTCCAGGTTTAAGGATAATGTCAAAATCGATTCGGGAACTTCACACATTGAGGGCCCGGAGGCTGAATTTCGATTTGATAAACCCTCGGGAGAAGTCTCGAGCTTGGTTGTTACTGGAGGCGCAAAACTGAAGGATGCTGATCGCTTCGCCGAATCTGACACAGCAATCATGTTGCTAAAAGAAGACCGATATGTGCTCAGGGGAAACCCGAGGCTGACTCGAGGCGGCGATCTTCTGGTTGGTGAAGAAATCGTGTTTTCCAGAAATGGTCGCCAAATTCAGGTTTTTGGCGTAAAAGGTAAGTTTATGGCTCCGAAATCTGGAGATAAAAAATGA
- a CDS encoding MotA/TolQ/ExbB proton channel family protein codes for MLDSIFGFVAEHEVLAYIVAVMGLFSFVISVERIKSIFFEYSLKTEEFMKQLRSLIEADKIEEAIQFCAANDKKPLAYVIKRVLEKADRDERAMSNAGNNAIAEVSTDLSKGMGYLSMIANVATLVGLVATIIGLIMSFKAVSYADPSQKQTLLAQGISTAMYTTALGLSVAIPTMVVYSFLHSRTGRLFAELDHCSGKVVDWLIGRAFETYSETKAFPGDLKADVKPAVSTARPAKPKVS; via the coding sequence ATGTTAGACAGCATCTTTGGATTTGTAGCGGAGCATGAAGTGCTTGCTTACATTGTCGCAGTCATGGGGCTCTTTAGCTTTGTGATTTCGGTAGAGCGAATAAAGTCGATATTCTTTGAGTACTCATTGAAGACCGAAGAATTTATGAAACAACTCAGATCTCTTATTGAGGCAGACAAAATCGAAGAGGCGATTCAATTTTGCGCGGCCAATGACAAAAAGCCGCTAGCCTACGTGATCAAAAGAGTTCTCGAGAAAGCAGATCGGGATGAAAGAGCTATGTCGAACGCAGGTAACAATGCGATAGCAGAAGTCTCGACAGACCTCAGTAAGGGGATGGGCTATCTTTCTATGATTGCGAACGTCGCCACCCTGGTAGGGTTGGTCGCTACTATAATCGGACTGATCATGAGTTTTAAAGCGGTAAGTTATGCAGATCCGTCGCAAAAACAAACACTTCTCGCGCAAGGTATCTCTACAGCTATGTACACGACGGCATTAGGGTTATCGGTTGCTATACCAACTATGGTTGTCTACTCCTTCTTGCACTCAAGAACAGGTCGTTTGTTTGCGGAATTAGACCATTGCTCCGGTAAGGTTGTCGACTGGCTTATTGGCCGCGCCTTTGAGACATACTCAGAAACTAAGGCATTTCCGGGTGACTTAAAGGCAGACGTGAAGCCAGCGGTATCTACGGCAAGGCCGGCGAAACCGAAGGTGTCTTAG
- the lptB gene encoding LPS export ABC transporter ATP-binding protein, with translation MSEARIDAKSLSKSYRGRKVVDNVTFHVCGSEIVGLLGPNGAGKTTSFYMVVGLVQPDDGEIDLNGANVTDAPMFQRARLGVSYLAQEASVFRRLTVRENLYVALEAIGLSGGDRDARAEELLEEFKIGHISDSMGYSLSGGERRRVEIARAIATEPSFLLLDEPFAGIDPIAVGDLQSMIKSLKAKGLGILITDHNVRETLTICDRGYILKEGQIQVEGTSEDIANSEIAKKFYLGENFRL, from the coding sequence ATGTCTGAGGCGAGAATAGATGCCAAATCTCTTTCGAAATCTTATCGAGGACGGAAAGTCGTTGATAACGTCACTTTTCACGTTTGTGGCTCTGAAATTGTTGGGCTTCTTGGGCCCAACGGGGCAGGAAAGACAACAAGCTTTTATATGGTAGTGGGTTTAGTTCAACCTGATGATGGAGAAATTGATCTCAATGGCGCCAACGTGACTGATGCGCCCATGTTTCAACGGGCTCGACTTGGAGTAAGTTATTTAGCGCAAGAGGCAAGCGTTTTTAGAAGACTGACTGTTAGAGAAAATCTCTATGTAGCCCTTGAGGCGATAGGACTCAGTGGTGGTGATAGAGATGCAAGGGCCGAGGAGCTTTTGGAGGAATTCAAGATCGGGCATATTTCTGACTCCATGGGTTACTCTCTATCAGGAGGTGAAAGGCGCAGGGTTGAAATTGCCCGGGCCATTGCGACGGAGCCGAGTTTTTTGCTTTTAGATGAACCTTTCGCCGGAATTGATCCGATTGCGGTTGGTGATCTTCAGTCGATGATTAAGTCTCTTAAAGCTAAAGGTCTAGGAATTCTTATAACGGATCACAATGTGCGCGAAACACTCACAATCTGCGATCGAGGCTATATACTAAAAGAAGGACAAATCCAAGTAGAAGGAACCTCTGAGGATATCGCAAACTCAGAGATCGCCAAGAAGTTCTACTTGGGTGAGAACTTCAGGCTATAG
- the rpoN gene encoding RNA polymerase sigma-54 factor, with protein MAQGKFGLNISQGQFQTLRMTPQLQQAIKLLQLSRMEFETAIRKELEENPTLEELGESPDAPDEKVAKESDNTQSLDGTAQDTNFETSVEASQDPTKQDEFDWENYFEPSKPTRDFGPGSDEIMNYENVISTTESLYDHLVWQMNLSGFNDEEYRLVHILISYIDDDGYIKTPLAQIAQDEGVGEQDLEEMLPFLHEFDPAGIGARDLKECLLIQAEHIGEDTHDLVYLINNHLKELEKKNYEAIAKAMNKDLEEVIQISRIIYELEPKPGRAFVPADTQYITPDVYVYKVGEEYVVSLNEDGLPRLRVSNFYRNSLKASGTSKEAQEYIKDKLKAAMFLIKSIHQRQRTIYRVTESIVKHQRDFFELGSEYIKPMILRDIANDIGIHESTVSRVTSNKYVHTARGIFELKYFFNSGINTTSGGTLASESVKQKIKEIVVKEDVTNPISDQKIVEILRKDGIDIARRTVAKYRDMLGILPSSKRKKYF; from the coding sequence ATGGCGCAGGGCAAATTTGGTTTAAACATTTCACAGGGTCAGTTTCAGACTCTTCGAATGACGCCGCAACTACAGCAGGCGATTAAACTGCTTCAATTGTCACGCATGGAATTTGAAACCGCCATCCGAAAAGAGCTCGAGGAAAATCCTACCCTTGAAGAACTCGGTGAATCACCGGACGCCCCAGATGAGAAAGTTGCCAAAGAAAGTGATAACACCCAGTCGCTCGATGGAACTGCTCAGGACACAAACTTTGAGACCTCAGTAGAAGCCTCTCAAGATCCAACGAAGCAAGATGAATTCGATTGGGAAAACTACTTTGAGCCCTCAAAGCCAACGCGAGACTTTGGGCCAGGCTCAGATGAAATCATGAATTACGAGAACGTGATTTCTACGACTGAAAGTCTTTATGATCATCTTGTTTGGCAAATGAACCTTTCGGGATTTAACGATGAAGAATATCGTTTAGTGCATATTCTCATCTCTTACATAGATGACGATGGATATATTAAAACTCCTTTAGCCCAAATTGCTCAAGACGAGGGGGTAGGAGAGCAAGATCTTGAAGAAATGCTGCCATTTCTTCATGAATTTGACCCAGCTGGCATTGGAGCGCGAGATCTTAAAGAATGCCTACTTATTCAAGCCGAGCATATCGGTGAAGACACTCACGATCTCGTCTATCTCATTAATAATCATCTAAAGGAATTAGAAAAGAAAAACTACGAAGCCATTGCTAAGGCAATGAACAAGGATCTCGAAGAAGTTATTCAAATATCTCGAATCATTTACGAGCTTGAGCCTAAACCCGGAAGAGCCTTTGTTCCTGCGGATACTCAATATATCACGCCGGACGTCTATGTTTACAAAGTAGGTGAGGAGTACGTTGTATCGCTGAATGAAGATGGTCTACCCCGCCTTCGAGTCTCCAACTTCTATAGAAACTCGTTGAAAGCCAGTGGGACGAGCAAAGAGGCTCAGGAATACATTAAAGACAAACTCAAGGCTGCTATGTTTTTAATAAAGTCTATTCATCAACGGCAGAGAACGATCTATCGAGTTACAGAAAGTATCGTTAAGCACCAAAGAGACTTTTTTGAACTTGGCTCCGAATATATCAAACCTATGATTCTGCGAGATATTGCAAACGACATTGGTATTCATGAATCGACCGTGAGTCGCGTCACTTCAAATAAATATGTGCACACGGCCCGCGGTATTTTTGAACTTAAATATTTCTTTAACTCCGGTATCAACACAACCTCAGGCGGAACTTTAGCAAGTGAGTCTGTGAAACAAAAGATTAAAGAGATCGTCGTTAAAGAGGATGTTACAAACCCTATTTCTGATCAAAAAATCGTTGAAATACTTCGTAAAGATGGGATCGATATCGCGCGCAGGACGGTTGCAAAGTATAGGGATATGTTGGGGATCTTGCCGTCTTCTAAACGCAAAAAATACTTCTAA
- a CDS encoding tolR protein: MASIGGDSNDKNDINVDLNLVPFIDLMSVCIIFLLITAVWTQVSMIQLGTSIYGKQNDTGQVDPPPRPDLLLTLRMDASGYSLRVGNQIVGFPLKEGLFDHESLVVYLKQVKEKYPEKSDSILSVADNLTYEDMIRGMDTLLKAGFPEVSVATAEVN, from the coding sequence ATGGCGAGTATTGGCGGCGATTCAAACGATAAGAATGATATAAACGTAGATCTAAACCTCGTTCCATTTATCGACTTAATGAGCGTTTGTATTATCTTTTTGCTGATCACTGCCGTCTGGACGCAGGTTTCAATGATCCAGCTGGGTACTTCAATCTATGGTAAGCAAAACGACACTGGGCAGGTTGATCCTCCTCCTCGTCCTGACTTGTTGCTGACTCTTAGAATGGATGCCAGTGGGTACAGTCTACGTGTCGGAAATCAAATAGTGGGGTTTCCGCTAAAAGAAGGATTGTTCGATCATGAGTCCCTTGTTGTGTATCTAAAGCAAGTAAAAGAAAAGTATCCAGAAAAGTCAGATTCCATATTATCGGTTGCTGACAATCTCACCTACGAAGACATGATTCGCGGTATGGACACCTTGCTAAAGGCAGGGTTTCCAGAGGTGTCAGTAGCAACGGCGGAGGTTAACTAA
- a CDS encoding adventurous gliding motility protein S, whose translation MAIHPPGKRDRRNKKMLKGPKRMVAFLSLTAMVDMFTVLVIFLLQNYNQTGEVIPIRKDVELPRASAVKDLKPAHVVTVTNTQILLDQEIVADFTDVKEQSDWMISSLHNRLIEAIKAKEVERKGELKTIVRGVVSDSKKGAPQEEETDFRNVTVQADKAIDFLTIKKVMYTVTEAGASEINFAVMKEPEEKPEESLF comes from the coding sequence ATGGCAATCCATCCCCCGGGCAAACGGGATCGGCGTAATAAGAAAATGCTCAAAGGGCCTAAGAGGATGGTTGCGTTCCTTTCTTTGACTGCCATGGTAGATATGTTCACGGTTCTCGTGATATTTCTGCTCCAGAACTACAATCAAACGGGGGAAGTTATTCCCATACGTAAAGATGTTGAACTGCCAAGGGCATCAGCCGTGAAGGATCTCAAGCCCGCGCACGTAGTGACGGTTACAAATACTCAAATACTACTTGATCAAGAGATAGTCGCGGATTTTACAGACGTAAAGGAGCAGTCAGATTGGATGATTTCAAGCCTTCACAATCGTTTGATTGAGGCAATTAAAGCAAAGGAAGTCGAGAGAAAGGGTGAACTTAAAACGATTGTAAGAGGAGTGGTCTCTGACTCTAAGAAAGGGGCTCCCCAAGAAGAAGAGACTGACTTTCGAAATGTTACAGTTCAAGCCGACAAAGCTATAGATTTCTTAACTATAAAAAAGGTCATGTACACCGTCACTGAAGCTGGAGCTTCAGAAATCAACTTTGCTGTTATGAAAGAACCAGAAGAGAAGCCAGAAGAATCTCTGTTTTAA